From a region of the Tenggerimyces flavus genome:
- a CDS encoding sensor histidine kinase, whose amino-acid sequence MISLRRGTVGVRFTILYAAVFLISGIGLLGLTFLIFDGSISRTSPAGNQPPQGGVDATQQRIRALEEQLDTIHTQQSRQLLVGSLVALVVLAGVSLLVGRILARRVLRPLRLITGATQRISADNLDQRLAVTGPDDEVKDLADTIDELLARLEASFAAQRRFVANASHELRTPLATMRASLDVAVAKPDPAASTVALATRMRTQLDRVDHLLDGLLVLARAQHGAFADAAAVDLGDLVGAALRERSADVERKALRVTVDLPRLPASGSPTLLARLVGNVVDNAVTHNENGGWIAITGSAGKETVLIVETGGRVFDQREVDRLTQPFERLGDERTGSSGLGLSIVAAVAAAHGGRVALLARPEGGLRVEVAV is encoded by the coding sequence ATGATCAGCCTGCGCCGCGGGACCGTCGGAGTTCGGTTCACGATCCTGTACGCGGCCGTGTTCCTCATCTCTGGCATCGGGCTCCTGGGCCTGACGTTCCTGATCTTCGACGGCAGCATCAGCCGGACCTCCCCGGCGGGCAACCAGCCGCCGCAGGGCGGCGTCGACGCCACCCAGCAACGCATCCGCGCGCTGGAGGAGCAGCTCGACACCATCCACACGCAGCAGTCCCGCCAGCTGCTGGTCGGGTCGCTCGTCGCGCTGGTCGTCCTCGCCGGAGTCTCCTTGCTGGTCGGCCGAATCCTCGCGCGGCGCGTCCTACGGCCGCTGCGGCTGATCACCGGCGCCACCCAGCGCATCTCCGCCGACAACCTTGACCAGCGGCTGGCCGTCACCGGTCCGGACGACGAGGTCAAGGACCTCGCCGACACCATCGACGAGCTGCTCGCCCGGCTGGAGGCCTCGTTCGCCGCTCAGCGCCGGTTCGTCGCGAACGCCTCGCACGAGTTGCGTACACCGCTGGCGACGATGCGGGCGTCGCTGGACGTGGCCGTCGCCAAACCCGACCCGGCCGCCTCGACGGTCGCGCTCGCGACCCGGATGCGTACCCAGCTCGACCGGGTCGACCACCTGCTCGACGGCCTCCTCGTGCTGGCGCGGGCGCAGCACGGCGCGTTCGCGGACGCCGCCGCGGTCGACCTCGGCGACCTCGTCGGCGCGGCGCTGCGCGAACGGTCGGCCGACGTGGAACGGAAGGCGCTGCGCGTCACGGTGGACCTCCCGCGCCTGCCGGCATCCGGCAGCCCGACACTGCTGGCTCGATTGGTCGGCAACGTCGTGGACAATGCCGTGACCCACAACGAGAACGGCGGCTGGATCGCGATCACGGGCTCGGCCGGGAAAGAGACTGTGCTGATCGTCGAGACAGGTGGGCGGGTGTTCGACCAGCGCGAGGTCGACCGGCTCACGCAACCGTTCGAGCGGCTCGGCGACGAACGTACCGGCTCCTCGGGACTCGGTCTGTCCATCGTCGCCGCTGTTGCTGCCGCGCACGGTGGAAGGGTCGCGCTGCTCGCCCGTCCCGAGGGCGGCCTGCGGGTGGAGGTCGCGGTATGA